The nucleotide sequence cgtatgtgtgtgtgtctgtatcGAGTTTCTTTGTCTCTGTCTAACCAATTTCGTGACGTTGTGGAAATGCCCGTCTGCGGCCACTAGTTTCGCCacatttataattattaactACGTAACTTATTTAGAAGTATTATACTGATTTACAAACCGAGTGTGCTCCGGGACCAAAGGCTCTTGCTGGTGGCTTTTCGCATGGATGACTCACACCACTCTCGACTTGAAGGCCGTTTTCTCAGCGTCTCTCACACTCTTCCAATCCTTCACTCTTTCATTACAATCTATAACAGCCTTGCACATGTTTGCGACTGCAAATGAGAAATTTTGTTTTCGTAATAACACTAGTTTAACAGGTTTCAAAAAGGCTAAAGCTAGAGGGGAAACGGTTCTTCGTCTGAAAACCAACTGTATTGCGCCTTCCTGCCACCATTTTGAGTGCGTTTGTGTGTcacgcacgcacacacacgcgTTCAGACGGGCACCATACAGTCTTCTCTTTCTAACTGGCCACTGCAATGGCgcagctgttgttgttgttgctgttacTCGTCCCCGAATAACTGTTGCTGGCGTCggggttgttgttgctgctgcttaaACTGCGCATAAAACTATCGAGGCTGCTGAGCTCGCTGCTCCACAAATTACTCTCTGCCTCGACCTCCGCTGCAGCCTTGGCGCTCGTGGCCGCCACGTCATTGGCGCAGTGGGTCCTGCCGTGGGGCACGAACCGAGTCTGCATCTCCAGCCAGCGACTGAAGCGCTCCTGCTGCTTCCTACGGAGCTCGTGCTCCGCGTGGAGCAGAGCCGTCGACAAAATGGCGTTCACGCGCAAGTCGCTTCCAGCGCCCCTTAACTTGCGACGCATTTTCTGGCGCTTTACGCGGAAGTTTCGGACCCAGTCGGTGAGGGTCTTGGGGTTATCAATGGCATCGCACTCGTCGTAGTACGCCACCATTTAAATGCTTTGTTCGGTTTCTTTGTTTGCGACGATATGAGGAAGAATATTTTTGGGATTTTGGTATACACACACACCTTTACTGTTACTGTAACTGTATCCGTCAACGGACGGCTTCAACTTGTacttttaaaaactttttttcaaCTGTGGCGAGCGCGTGAGAGCGCGCTGTTTTATACCTGCATGTGCAGTGCTGCCAACTCGGTTCTTAAAAGAGCCCGAAGTAGCGACGCGTTCTGCTCCGCCGTAGCAAGGTGGCAGCGCCTGCTTTGGTGGGGATTTGTTTTATCAGGATTTGTGGCCGATACCTGGCACTATGGAACGGGATGAGCCCCCAGAAACGAGCATTGACGTATGGGGAATCGTGGGTCGATTTCATTTTCTACCGCTCTGCAAAAGGTGGCCAGAAAATTGCGTTTGAAAATGGCATTTTCCTACATATTTTTTAGTAAGCTGCCCGTTTTTGCGTCCCTAGGAAAGTACCTAAAAAATACCACAAAAATATACCTACTCCGAATCAGTTGGGTGTTTCTCTTAGGGGCAAAAGTATTCGATAAAACACAGAAATCTCTTCCCCCGAATTCCGCCCATAGATTTCTGGGTCACCAGGACACAAAACAACGTGGAAGTGGAGACTTAGAACGAAATCGGGGGTATAAGCCAAACGGAAGATTATCCCAAATTTTTAAGTTACGAAATTAAGttgttatacccttgcagagagtattatgatttcagtcagaagtttgcaacgcagtgaaggagacgtttccgaccccataaagtatatatattcttgatcagcatcccTAGAAGAGTCGATgtagccatgtccgcctgcccgactgtccgtccgtttctacgcaaactagtctctttTAATCgcttttaaagctatcgggctgaaactttcccaaaagtcttatttcttttgcaggtagtatttAAGTCgcaaccagccggatcggacaactaaatactatagctcccatagcataatcggaaaataaaatgtttaattatatatttggtgttttttaacatataacctcctacgcttggaaataacattttttaattagttctgaatttcgaatttaattttatcaaaatcggtcgactatatcatatagctgccgtaggaacgatcggaaaattggcttcggtgttttttgacatattatcttatgctattgggaatatcatttttttaattattaagaatatcgaattaaatttattaattataactgcaagggtataaaaacttcggcttgccgaagctaacttcctttcttgttttttatttattattggaACTACTTTCTACCTGACTCTGGTACAATAAGGTTCACACTTGTATTACTCCTGCCTATACACATTATTAAAAATTGGTAAGATGCGGCGATGCAAGCCAACGCGGAATGCCCTTGTTACAATGGGAAATTGAATTCAAGATATGGTAGTGTTGCACTTGTAATCGTATCAGGGTTGCTTTTTCTTGGCGCGAAATATACGAAAAAGTCAGGCGAAAGTGTTCTGGCTCCATTCACACTTATTGGCCACTCATCTCACCCGCACACGAGAGCTCATCCGGACGGAGTGCAATGGACAAGTGCGAGGTGTTGGCACTGGAGGCCGAGAGCCAAAGCGATCGGTTTAGTTTGCCGTGGAACTTGGCTGATCGTGGACGCAATAACGCAATCCGGTGGAAGATCAGTGGCATCAGGAAAGGAAAGCGGTGGGGGAACTGTGAACGTGAGAAATTGGCACACACTGCCAGCGGTGCGAAGAAACTATGTACAACACATCCAGAATTTCCAGCACAATATCCAAATAAACAAGTCACGCGAGTGCCGCAATATCACACTAATTACGGGTAGAACAGATTCCGAGTATCCACACAGATTGGCCAGGGATTAATTATTGGCGTGCCATGAGTTATTGACGATCACCACCCATCTCTGCGGGTAGGTAATCAACCCCTTCAAGGGGGCGGAGGAATCGATCGACAGCCGGAGCCAGCCGAACAGACTCGGACGCACCACAAAGTTTATTATTGCTTGGGCCCCATTGAGTGTAAACAAATAGCCGTAGACAGAAGTGGCGTCGTGAAGATGGAGAACGTGCGCTTTTCGATTATTGTAAGTGAAGCGACTAGCGAGTCCCACTGCTAGCCCTCCGCTAATTCCTTTGTTGGCCTTGACAGGAGAACGACCTGAAGTGGAACTCGGAAAGTGATCAGGCGGCGGACGTGGACCTGCTTCTGGATAGGCGGAGCATCTCTAGCGAGGCAAACAGTGCTGGTGTCTTCAGCGACGAGGCGCATGAGATCTTCGCGCGCCAACAGCAGAATCAAGTCCTCTGGGATTTCGAGGAGATTGAGGAAACTCTGACCGCGGCTCCGGGCGGCCAGCAAGTCCTGGAAATGGTCCGATCTGGCTGCTTCCTGGGTGAGTACTTTCGCTAGGCTCCTTCTGTTTCCGACATTATGTTTTGCGACTCCCTCAGAGCTAATCACCGACTCTGGCGAGTGCAACCTGGCCCTGATATGCTGCTCGGCTTTTGGGAGTGtggaaaatataagttttCTGCTAAAGCACTATAATGTGGACCCCAACGTGGCGGACAGCCGGGGACGAACACCACTGCACTTCGCCTGCTGCCGCGCCAACGCTCTTATAGCCAAAGTTCTGCTCGACTACGGCGCCGACCCGAATCGCTGGGATGCAAAAAAGGAGGTGACGTCGCTCCACTGCGCGGCCAGGTAAGAGGCCGAGCGAAAAATCTGTTCCACATCTGTGCACAGCACTGCGAAGCTAACCACACATGGTTCTAATTAAGCTTTTTTACCATAGCTCCAAGAGTGTGGAGTGCATCCTCCTGCTACTGCGGCGAAAGGCAAACATTAACATCGGCATTGAGAAGCGTTCCGCCCTGCATTACGCCATCGACGTCAACGCAGTAGACTGCGTTGAGATCCTGCTAAAATACGGAGCCGACCCGAATACCCCCCAAGTATACACGGAGACGCCACTCCACACCGCAAGCTCAGCGGGATTTGCTAAATGTGTCCAGCTGCTTCTTAGCCACAACGCCGACGTGCGATCTCAGTTCGGAGAGGGAAAGGTCACGGCTTTACACTTGGGTAAGCTACGATTATATAGGCGGTACAGCGGTTAAGCTAAATAAGTTAAATCAGTTGGAGGTGCATACCACCAGGTATAGAGTTCTCAGAATGggttttgtttgtttccagtacgaattaaaaaagttttgatctcacaaactttttttttaaagataacGTTAAAAGTTTTGAAactaaaaatcttttaaactTAACTAATAACAAGTTATTTTTGTTAGCATttgattatttaaaataaattgcaaCACTTTATTTAGTTTGACAAGAAAAATCTAACGagaatatttttgaaaatagtTGAAAAGTGTTTGATTTTGTCCCTTAAAAAGCCAAATGATCGCTTAAGGTTCTCTTGAATTGCAGCTGCCGAGAACGACTACGTGGAATGTGCTCGTCTGCTCCTGGAACATGGGGCTGAGGTGGATTGCCGGAACGCCAGTCACCAGACGCCCTTGCACCTTGCCTGCCTTTCGCAGTCGGTCGGAACTGTGGACCTTCTCATATCGTATGGAGCAGATGTGAACGCCGTCTATCGTGACGGCAGAACGTCACTGCATGCGGCCATCGTAAAGCAATCGAGATGCCTGGACTGCTGCAATGCCCTGCTGAAGGCGGGAGCGGATGTAAACAAGGTAGGCGGCAACcttattattaaaattggAAGCGtcatttaaaaaccaaaatttttatttattaataccTACAGCGGTTTGAATAacatttaaacatttaacattttaaaatcattCTGAAAATAGATGCACTATGTCATAACAACAATTGCCCTTTTCCTTACTTATAAATACACCACTAAAAGTACATTAcgaatttgaaaattcaacaaCATTGAAGGTTTATTAAAAGTAAAACCATGAAAAAGCCTCAGGAGAGCGCTTGGCATGGTCGTTATAATGTTCCATGAAAAATGAGCAAATATATGCCTAAAACGAATACCTGGTCTTAAAACCGGTATTTAATAGAGTATAAAAACAAGAGTCATATATGTGCCCCTAAAAATCATGTCTATATTTTCAGGCAGATAACTATGGATATACACCGCTTCACATTGCAGCCCTTAATGAATTTAGCAGCTGTGTGTACACGTTCATAGGTAAGAAATCTTTATAGTTGCGATACCTGATTGAATTACTTGTCTATGCATCCTCAGAACATGGAGCAGATATCACCGCCAGGACCGATGGACGTGTCTCAGCCCTTTCATTTATAGTTCGAAGGACTCCCGAGATAATACCCAAGCTTATGCAAAAGCTGGACAGTTCGATAAAGGCAAACGACCAGGAAATCGGCGACGTTGACTGTCAGATAAAGCTAGACTTTAAGCTCCTGGTACCCAGTTCATCAATGGAGCGTGGTGAAACGGAGCTGTTACTCTCCCTAATAGAAGTAGGACAGAAGCGCATCCTCATGCACCCGCTTTGCGAGACTTTCCTCTTTCTAAAGTGGCGCCGCATCCGTAAGTTCTTTCTCATGAGCCTGGCTTACCACACGCTCTTTGTGCTACTCTTCACATTATACGTTATACGGGTATACGTCCGTTGTTGTAAGGAGGGGGAGTTGTGCGTGGCACCGGGCTACGTTTGCACCATTGGATACCTGGTTATTATTCTAAACCTCATTCTGCTGGGCAAGGAGGTGTTCCAAATGGCCCACGGCCTGCGCGGCTATGCAAAGTACTGGGAGAACTGGCTGCAATGGACCATCGGCTGTGGAGTGCTGTTATGTGTTTCCCCAGAGACTGTCCGGACTAACGATTTGACAGCGGTACCAGTTTGGCAGCATCACGTGGCAGCTGTTGTGATTTTGCTGGTCTGGGTGGAGCTCATGATGTTGGTGGGGCGATTCCCCATATTTGGTGTATACGTTCAAATGTTCACAAAAGGTTTGTAAACGCATATGTAGGTGTGAtgaaaaactattaataaAACGCTCATATGTATCTATTTAGTCGCCGTGAACTTCGCGAAGTTTTTGCTGGCCTACATATGCCTATTGGTGGCTTTTGGTCTCAGCTTTGCCGTTCTGTTCAACGATTATCCCGCATTTGAGAACATTACGTGGACTTTCTTGAAGTCCATCACCATGATGTCCGGCGAGCTGGAATTTGAGGACATATTTTATGGAAATTACGCCGTCAAGTTTCCGGTCACCGCTCACATTATATTTCTGTCCTTCGTGCTGCTCGTTACAGTGATCCTAACTAATCTGATGGTCGGATTGGCCGTCAGCGACATCCAAGGCCTGCAAGTAAGCGCCACCCTTGACCGACTGGTTCGGCAAGCGGAGCTGGTGTCGCGACTCGAGAGCCTCTTCTTTTCGCGGCTGCTGCGCAGTGCCCCCACTAACCTGATTCAACTGTGTAAACGGAGTGCTCTTCTGCGCACTTCCCGGGACAAACTACAGTTTACTATCCGGCCCAACGACCCCCGCGACAATCAGCTACCCGAGGACATCAAGTTAAACGTCTATAAACTGGTGGCCGAACGGCGCGACAGAAACCAGAGTCTCCGACGGCGCCAGTTTGAGAACAACTACAACTTTTTCAGCAGGAGCTTGCAGCGTCAGCAGGACCCGCTTCAGAGGGATTCGCTCCAGCCAGAACCGGCCGTGACGACCCCGAAAAAGACGCCGCAGAATATCTTCCACATGCACGAGCTTCTGCGTCCCCGATCAGCCACGAATGTGCCTCAGCAGTTGCGCCAGGAGCAGGAGGGAACGGTCCAGCTGAAGAACCAGGCGAATGTCCTAAGCGCCATGCAAGCTGAAGTACAGGCCATCAAGGCGGAGCTGGGTGAACTGGTGGCCAAATTTGAGCGCTTCTCGGAGAACGCAACTCGCAAGCTAAACTACAGTGCCGACGAATTATGCCGCCTGCGCCAACGGGGTCAGTCGGTGGCCTTAAGTCATAACCGTCACCATCGCTAAATCCTGTTCCGAGTTAGTTTTATTCCTATTAACAATTAAAACACAATCAGAAAGGAATCGCAATCGAATGTTGGGATGTTTAGCGAGTGAGCCATTTGTCGTTGCTCTGGTTCCACACAAGAGTTTCCTCACTGGGCAGGGGATCGCCCGGTAAAATCCTGGTCCAGCTCTGAGTAATCGGATTATATGCGAAGTTCTTGGAATTTGCCGGCGGAGGAGGTGCGGTTTGCGTCACGACCGGGGGACGAGTGATGGGAACGATATTGGGAATGACGTTTGCAACTCCCACACTTTTGTCGTTGGTGATGTACTCAACCTGAGACTTTGGATTCGGGTTTTCCCATGGAGCACCGAACAACAAGACAGGGCAGAGGAAAACCAGAAGAGCTGCGAAGGCGATGACCATAGGGTATGAACATACACTTACGTACTTATTGGCTAGGCTTTATATGAAAGACTTACTAAAAAAGTAGGACATTATTCTTGGAGTAACAACTTTCAGATTCTATAGCAATAACAAGAGGCAAACAGGCATACAATCCGATTGCGACTGTCTGGGAGCTTGAGATTTAGATTGTGTCGGGGTCATTTGCCGTAAAAAAGATCGTATGTATATTGTATGTTTATTTGTGCTTGCTCTCTGATGTCATCGATCAGACGTAGGATTGAGAAATgtaatatatacatatgtaaaaCAGCTGCTAGATGCTCGCGATGATCTCGAATTTAGAATAGGTCTAACAAATTCCCCTATGCAACTGCTGGATATCTGTAAAGAAGGAAGATATAGTTTTACTATAGGAAATGGGATTGAAATTTTGTCGAATTTCTCACTTAAGCCGCAGTTTATGGCGCAGTTGAATTTGTTTTCGTTGTAGTAGTTTACGCTATCACTGCCACAAATTGGATTGTACTCGCTGGTCGCCGGGCAAGACTGGAGGCAGGCATAGAAACGCGGGGACTGGGTGGTTGGACGAGGGGTGGTGGTCGTGGTGCTGCCTCCTCCGTCTGGAAATAATAGAGGCTGCTTTGGTTGCTGGGGACGCAACCAAGGGTTCCCGTTGTCGAATTGGGGATAGCACACTGCCATCCCAATCAATAGGATCACAATACCTGAAAAGGGATCTTAAGCTGATATAGCCATTTTCAGGACCACACAACCTACCAACTAATCCGATCCGAACCATTTCCAAAGAGCCTGCTGCTTCCGCTTTGCCTAAGAAACAAGTCACTTCTGAGGCTTCAAAAACCTGATGACGGCTTTTTATAGGGCAGCGCCCGACCCGATTATTGCGATTGATACTTCATGAATTTTAGGTACGCCTCCCTCCCCCATCTTACGCATATAAGTGTACAAAGGAACTGTTTGTAAATTCAAGAATCGACATAAAACCTGTATTTTAAATCATGGTCACTGTTTAACAGGGTTCAAGTAAATATATCCAGTCGCATTTGGTCAACATTGGTGAATTCTGTTGTATTCCCTGCAAGTTAAATCTGACTACCGTTTTGATTTGGAAATGTTGttaaaattggtttttttaatTCTACCTTTTGCCCCATAGACGGTAGTGGATTTTATTTGTTAGATTAATAATGCTATTAAAATAGGTTTTGTCACAACTTCTATTTATTCGCTgacatttataatttttagttCATTCAAAATAAGTTATTCAAAATAAAGTAATACAAAACCCGCAACTCAACTCTTTTCCAGTGCTTTTGCAACTCTTGCAAATCTTTTGATCTGAGTTTCCTAAAAATCTTTTGTTGCGGATATCACGATTGCCCCCAACACACTTTCAAACTCTACTTTAACTAGTTGTGAGCACTCGCAAAAGCAGAAAATATATTTCCCGTAAATGTAAAATTAATAGAATGTTCACCATAATGCAGTTCCTGTTGGTCGTCTTAGTTTTATTGTTTGGAAATCTCTTAATTTTGCTTTGATTTTATAACTTAATGTACATACTACATACATTTATACAGATCTATTTGGGAAATACAAATGTATATCGAAATAGTAAGCATCACAGAGTCAAATTTCGCCAAGCAGAGCTCGGACCCACAATGTTCTTCAAGTGAGTGTGTTTTGAGCAGTTTTAGGTGTTATAAACAAGTTGCAATCTCTGAAATAAAGCTGAGGCCCGATCTCTATGTAAAGTTATAGGCTATTTTGCCTCATAGCAAAAATCcgctgctgatgctgcagatgttgctgttgtcgtTGCCTCTGATTGTTTAGCTGcacttgctgctgctgttgctttgCCTTGCTTCTTCCAGGTGAACCAGATCCGCAGTGCTGTTCGTTTGGCAACTGAATTTGTTGGTCCCCTATCGATAGGAAACCAGTCAGCTTATTTTCCCAAACGATTAGACGAATGGGCACTAAGGAGAGGAGCTGCAGCTTGCGTGGCGCCTGCTTCATGTTTCGCTCGGCAATCATAATGTAGTTGGGTGCGCTGTGCGTGTCCACTAGGACCGTTTGCATCTTGTAGTTAATGCTTATAACGTGGCCAGACTCCAGGGTTACCACATTCATCATGTGCTGGAATATTTCTATGACAACGGCCTTCATATAGACGCCTTGCTTATTGCGTACGTAGCGCTTGAAGTACAAGTTGCCGGAGTCGTCTCCGGCCATTTTTGCATTGTACTTTCGCTCATTAGCTAGTTTCGTAAGCGCGTGTAATTCGTCTGGCGTTCGTCCAGGCGGTGTGCAATATTTAAGTGCGGCCGCCAAAAGGCTGAAATGAAGGAAGACTGTCAATACTAGAAGCTAAACCCAAAAGTAAATGCCAGTTACCGGTGTACCATTATGTCAGGATACCGACGGATCGGACTGGTGAAGTGGGTGTAGATAGGAATAGACAAGGCGTAGTGCCATAGGTCGGCCGGTTCCGATTTTCCCTCGCTGCAAAAATACCTGAAGAGATCGGAGGAGAATGTGACAAGGGGAATTCCGTGTAAAACAAAACACTTACGTTGCCCTTGCCATTGGCTTCATCAGAAGCTGACTAAGACAGGCGTTCATAGCGACAGGATTGGGGGCCTCGTTGCACAGCCGCACCATGCTCTCCTGAAGAGCCTTGGACGAGCTGTAATCCAGTTCGAATCCTAGTACCTGCAGCTTTTCCCGCAGCGCCTTTAGGGACTTAGTCAGTGGCGGCGGGTGGTTGCGCAGTACTGCAATCTCCGGAAAGGAATCGTGAATAAAGCGGGCCACTGACTGGTTCGCCAGTAGCATGAACTCCTCAATCAGGCGGTTAGCCTCCTGTTGTTTCTCCACTTCGAATGACAAAGGCTCACCGCTGATCGGGTCGAGGACGAAGCGCAGTTTAGCATTGTTTATAGTGAGTGCGCCATTCTCGAAACGTGATTTACGCAGGCTGCTCGCAATCCCGTGAAGCCACAAGACCCTCTCTGTAATTTCATCGGGATGAAATCCATTCAGGATGGTAGGAAAATCGTTCTCGTTGAACCGCTCTTTTGGGTTGTCTATGATCTTTTGGGCGTGTTCGTAGGCAAATTGGGAACAAGAGTTAATGACAGTGCGGCAAAATTCGGGCTTCTCCTGCAGCATTTTTCCTTGCCCGTTCATCTTCCAGAAGACGGAGAAAGCGAACTTATCCTCTCCGGGCAGCAGCGAACAGCGCATGCACAGAGTCTGAGGCAGCATATGGATTACTTCATTGGCTAAGTAAATAGAAGTCGAACGCTCCTTAACGATATTATCTAGCTCGGTGTCCTCCAGCAGGTAGTGCGACACGTCAGAAATATGAACGCCAACCTCATATTTGTTGTCGCCAAGCTTCTCAATAGAAACGGCATCATCCAAATCACGAGCAGTTATTGGGTCTATTGTAAATATGCACATCTTCCTCAAGTCCTTTCGCTGACGCAGATCGTCCTTGCTTATCTGCGGTGGCGGCTGTGAATACATTTCGTTGAATCGCTGCTCAAACGGCTTTATATCGCGAAGACCATTATGAAAAAGAATTGCCTTTAGCTCGTCCTCCAGATTACCAACGCGACCCACTGGCTGAATTAGCTCGGCAATGCAGTGTCCATTACAATCAGTCTCAAGTATATGGGCCAGGTATAATAGGCCCGAGACCTCCCCTTGCTGCGTGTTCCCAATATGAGCGACACAGGCTTCCTTCGGTACGTAGACCATAGGCACTCGCAAGTCGTATGGCCGGAACTTATAGAAGAGTTGGTCATCACAAAGCTTGGTTGGGTTCGTGAACGATATCGTTCCGACGATCTGGCGAAGCTCAGTTTGCTTGGTGATGGCTATGACGAACGCCTTTGGGCAGTTATCCGACGATATGACAACCACATTATCGCCATCGGCTTCCGAGTCCTGAGAATCATCTTCATCCGAAAGCTCCTCATCGTCCGCTAGGCAAAAATAGTATCATTCGACATTGTGGAAACTTTTCCGAGTAACTTACCCAGTGATAAAGAGATCTTTCCGCCAGTGATTTCTCCAGAGGTAGGTTCGGCAGGTTTTGAACTGCACTGGGCACCCGCATTAAGAACGAAGGCACGCACTTTGTCACCCTCAAAGGCATAGCGGCGAGCTACAGGTAGGAGCACGATGCCATCCCGTTCGAGGGCTTCGCGGTCTGTAGACATTGTGATAAAGGCCTGCCTGTTGTTTTTGCGATTCACCCGGATTTCATCTTCCACGATGCGTCCATAGCCCGCCGCAGCCAGCCGCTGTGCATGCGCTTCCAGATCGGAAAAGTTGCCCTTAAAGATCAGTTCTTGCGGCAGCTGGTGGTCCATACCCACGTGATGTTGGACTATCTTGTTTATGTACGACCGCATCGCCTCAAGCTCGGTTTTCAGGGACTGCATCTTGTTATTGCCAGAGCCCTCGCTTTTCTTGCGGTTGCGCTGCCGACGTCCCTGCTTCGTCTGTTGCTGGGCAGGATTGCTATTGCTGCTCGTGCTCGAGATTTCCGACTCGTGGCGCTGCCGGCTTTCACCTGGTTGAGGCAGTTGTCGCCGGACCATTTCGCTCCCGCCTACGATGCGCTGAGGTTGTTGACGAAGAGGCGCCTGTTGCACCCTGTCCTGACTCCACTCCAGGTGGGATAAGACATCGCTTTGGCGTATCAGCTGGCCGGCGTACGCGTTAACTTCCGGGGAGACGTGCGAGAGATGTTTGACCATCTCCTGAAGGGCCTCCACCTCATTTCGGAGCGCCCGCTTTGACTTCCTCTTCACCATTGGCTGCTGTGGCGCATTGTGGTTGGACATAAACTGCATGAATGGCAGCGATTGCTGGGTCGGCATGGTCACCGGGTAGGAAGGCAGTGTTAGGTGGTAGGGTAGGGACATAGCTAACGCCATTGATCCTGGAACAGCATTAGGAATGGTCTGGCGGCTGTTGGAGGGTGCAGAATGGGCGTGGTTAGGACCTGGCACTGTCTCTTGTAAGCGCCTGTGTGGTGGTTGCGGATTGACGATCTTCACGTCACGGGTGACTGTCGCCGAGCATTGGATGACTGCACTGCACTCCATTTCCATCTCCCTCTGCTTCTGCTGGAGACGGGCGGTAAGGCGTTGGGATCGCTGTCGGAGAGCCTCAATCTTGCTCCAGTCGTGGGCGGAAGGATCGGAGGAGCCTCTGTCCTCATCCCGCATCCTGTCTGCCTCCACGTCGACGCTTGACGATTCCGACATTCTGTAAGGGTGAGCACCTGGTTGTTATGGCCTGAAGGTTTTTGGCGATGCACCGTGCTCTCGGTGGGGATATAAAAAGTGCCAGACAAATTGACTACTTTCTCGAAATTAAAGTGATGTGTGTCCAGGGATGCAACCCACTACTACTGCAGTAGGACCGTACTGTGTGGTATGCCGGAGCAGCTGCAGGTTCGGCCACACTCCGATCCGGCAAAAAATTTGTGGATATGAACGACGGTAAgatgtttttgtttattttcgcATTTGGGAACAGAAATTTAAAATGATCTCCCAGAGGAAATTATAAAGCAGCGCCTGCTGATCGACGGGGACGGCACTGGAGAGGATCGGAGGATAGTCGTGCTGCTGAAGCAGTTTTTAAAGTGGGCCAACGCCAAGAACGATTCGCCAGAGACCAAGTATGAGTGATCCGAAAATGCGGGGTGTTTTTGTATTGTACGTGAAAATGTCCCTTTCTTCCAAACGTAGCCCCATCATGTACGACCGCCTGATGGCCCAGTTCGCCCAGTGCAAGCTCACCGCGATGAAGAACGTCCAGACGCTGCAGATGATTGGC is from Drosophila suzukii chromosome 3, CBGP_Dsuzu_IsoJpt1.0, whole genome shotgun sequence and encodes:
- the Kaz1-ORFB gene encoding uncharacterized protein Kaz1-ORFB, which produces MVRIGLVGIVILLIGMAVCYPQFDNGNPWLRPQQPKQPLLFPDGGGSTTTTTPRPTTQSPRFYACLQSCPATSEYNPICGSDSVNYYNENKFNCAINCGLNIQQLHRGIC
- the LOC108013051 gene encoding uncharacterized protein encodes the protein MSYFFTLLVFLCPVLLFGAPWENPNPKSQVEYITNDKSVGVANVIPNIVPITRPPVVTQTAPPPPANSKNFAYNPITQSWTRILPGDPLPSEETLVWNQSNDKWLTR
- the pyx gene encoding transient receptor potential channel pyrexia, whose product is MENVRFSIIENDLKWNSESDQAADVDLLLDRRSISSEANSAGVFSDEAHEIFARQQQNQVLWDFEEIEETLTAAPGGQQVLEMVRSGCFLELITDSGECNLALICCSAFGSVENISFLLKHYNVDPNVADSRGRTPLHFACCRANALIAKVLLDYGADPNRWDAKKEVTSLHCAASSKSVECILLLLRRKANINIGIEKRSALHYAIDVNAVDCVEILLKYGADPNTPQVYTETPLHTASSAGFAKCVQLLLSHNADVRSQFGEGKVTALHLAAENDYVECARLLLEHGAEVDCRNASHQTPLHLACLSQSVGTVDLLISYGADVNAVYRDGRTSLHAAIVKQSRCLDCCNALLKAGADVNKADNYGYTPLHIAALNEFSSCVYTFIEHGADITARTDGRVSALSFIVRRTPEIIPKLMQKLDSSIKANDQEIGDVDCQIKLDFKLLVPSSSMERGETELLLSLIEVGQKRILMHPLCETFLFLKWRRIRKFFLMSLAYHTLFVLLFTLYVIRVYVRCCKEGELCVAPGYVCTIGYLVIILNLILLGKEVFQMAHGLRGYAKYWENWLQWTIGCGVLLCVSPETVRTNDLTAVPVWQHHVAAVVILLVWVELMMLVGRFPIFGVYVQMFTKVAVNFAKFLLAYICLLVAFGLSFAVLFNDYPAFENITWTFLKSITMMSGELEFEDIFYGNYAVKFPVTAHIIFLSFVLLVTVILTNLMVGLAVSDIQGLQVSATLDRLVRQAELVSRLESLFFSRLLRSAPTNLIQLCKRSALLRTSRDKLQFTIRPNDPRDNQLPEDIKLNVYKLVAERRDRNQSLRRRQFENNYNFFSRSLQRQQDPLQRDSLQPEPAVTTPKKTPQNIFHMHELLRPRSATNVPQQLRQEQEGTVQLKNQANVLSAMQAEVQAIKAELGELVAKFERFSENATRKLNYSADELCRLRQRGQSVALSHNRHHR
- the LOC139352152 gene encoding uncharacterized protein, coding for MVAYYDECDAIDNPKTLTDWVRNFRVKRQKMRRKLRGAGSDLRVNAILSTALLHAEHELRRKQQERFSRWLEMQTRFVPHGRTHCANDVAATSAKAAAEVEAESNLWSSELSSLDSFMRSLSSSNNNPDASNSYSGTSNSNNNNSCAIAVAS
- the Dis3l2 gene encoding DIS3-like exonuclease 2; translated protein: MSESSSVDVEADRMRDEDRGSSDPSAHDWSKIEALRQRSQRLTARLQQKQREMEMECSAVIQCSATVTRDVKIVNPQPPHRRLQETVPGPNHAHSAPSNSRQTIPNAVPGSMALAMSLPYHLTLPSYPVTMPTQQSLPFMQFMSNHNAPQQPMVKRKSKRALRNEVEALQEMVKHLSHVSPEVNAYAGQLIRQSDVLSHLEWSQDRVQQAPLRQQPQRIVGGSEMVRRQLPQPGESRQRHESEISSTSSNSNPAQQQTKQGRRQRNRKKSEGSGNNKMQSLKTELEAMRSYINKIVQHHVGMDHQLPQELIFKGNFSDLEAHAQRLAAAGYGRIVEDEIRVNRKNNRQAFITMSTDREALERDGIVLLPVARRYAFEGDKVRAFVLNAGAQCSSKPAEPTSGEITGGKISLSLADDEELSDEDDSQDSEADGDNVVVISSDNCPKAFVIAITKQTELRQIVGTISFTNPTKLCDDQLFYKFRPYDLRVPMVYVPKEACVAHIGNTQQGEVSGLLYLAHILETDCNGHCIAELIQPVGRVGNLEDELKAILFHNGLRDIKPFEQRFNEMYSQPPPQISKDDLRQRKDLRKMCIFTIDPITARDLDDAVSIEKLGDNKYEVGVHISDVSHYLLEDTELDNIVKERSTSIYLANEVIHMLPQTLCMRCSLLPGEDKFAFSVFWKMNGQGKMLQEKPEFCRTVINSCSQFAYEHAQKIIDNPKERFNENDFPTILNGFHPDEITERVLWLHGIASSLRKSRFENGALTINNAKLRFVLDPISGEPLSFEVEKQQEANRLIEEFMLLANQSVARFIHDSFPEIAVLRNHPPPLTKSLKALREKLQVLGFELDYSSSKALQESMVRLCNEAPNPVAMNACLSQLLMKPMARATYFCSEGKSEPADLWHYALSIPIYTHFTSPIRRYPDIMVHRLLAAALKYCTPPGRTPDELHALTKLANERKYNAKMAGDDSGNLYFKRYVRNKQGVYMKAVVIEIFQHMMNVVTLESGHVISINYKMQTVLVDTHSAPNYIMIAERNMKQAPRKLQLLSLVPIRLIVWENKLTGFLSIGDQQIQLPNEQHCGSGSPGRSKAKQQQQQVQLNNQRQRQQQHLQHQQRIFAMRQNSL